In Cupriavidus basilensis, one genomic interval encodes:
- a CDS encoding (2Fe-2S)-binding protein — protein sequence MIKLTVNGASHALDIDPSTPLLYALRGELHLHGAKFGCGLGQCGACTVIVGDRAVFSCLMPVASVGARPVRTIESLGTADRPGPLQKAFIDHQAAQCGYCIAGMIMRAQALLEVNAHPTEAELRAHMEPNLCRCGTHMRILAAIRAVAGMPGAVRPGMVKAEGGKEGAR from the coding sequence ATGATCAAGCTCACCGTCAACGGCGCCAGCCACGCGCTGGACATCGATCCGTCCACGCCGCTGCTCTATGCCCTGCGCGGCGAGCTGCACCTGCACGGCGCCAAGTTCGGCTGCGGCCTGGGCCAGTGCGGCGCCTGCACCGTCATCGTCGGCGACCGCGCGGTGTTTTCGTGCCTGATGCCGGTGGCATCGGTCGGTGCCCGGCCGGTGCGCACCATCGAGAGCCTGGGCACCGCCGACAGGCCGGGGCCCTTGCAGAAGGCCTTCATCGACCACCAGGCGGCGCAATGCGGCTACTGCATCGCAGGCATGATCATGCGCGCGCAGGCCCTGCTGGAGGTCAACGCGCATCCCACCGAGGCCGAGCTACGCGCGCACATGGAACCCAACCTGTGCCGGTGCGGCACCCATATGCGCATCCTGGCGGCCATCCGCGCCGTGGCCGGCATGCCCGGCGCCGTGCGCCCGGGCATGGTCAAGGCCGAGGGCGGCAAGGAGGGGGCGCGATGA